From the Peromyscus leucopus breed LL Stock chromosome 8b, UCI_PerLeu_2.1, whole genome shotgun sequence genome, one window contains:
- the Cluh gene encoding clustered mitochondria protein homolog isoform X1, with translation MVIKTDELPAAAPADSAREHGSQAGGKGRPGAAEPPSVMLLNGDCSESLKKEEGTAEPPRENGLDEGEPGDETTGQEVIVIQDTGFSVKILAPGIEPFSLQVSPQEMVQEIHQVLMDREDTCHRTCFSLHLDGNMLDHFSELRSVEGLQEGSVLRVVEEPYTVREARIHVRHIRDLLKSLDPSDAFNGVDCNSLSFLSVFTDGDLGDSGKRKKGLEMDPIDCTPPEYILPGSRERLLCPLQPQNRDWKPLQCLKVLTMSGWNPPPGNRKMHGDLMYLFVITAEDRQVSITASTRGFYLNQSTAYHFNPKPASPRFLSHSLVELLNQISPTFKKNFAVLQKKRVQRHPFERIATPFQVYSWTAPQAEHAMDCVRAEDAYTSRLGYEEHIPGQTRDWNEELQTTRELPRKNLPERLLRERAIFKVHSDFTAAATRGAMAVIDGNVMAINPSEETKMQMFIWNNIFFSLGFDVRDHYKDFGGDMAAYVAPANDLNGVRTYNAVDVEGLYTLGTVVVDYRGYRVTAQSIIPGILERDQEQSVIYGSIDFGKTVVSHTRYLELLERTSRPLKILRHRVLNDRDEEVELCSSVECKGIIGNDGRHYILDLLRTFPPDLNFLPVPGEELPEECTRAGFPRAHRHKLCCLRQELVDAFVEHRYLLFMKLAALQLMQQKASKVETPTSLENGGPPSSTEAESGDSVGPEAGSEEEGSSVSGLAKVKELAETIASDDGTVDPRSREVIRNACKAVGSISSTAFDIRFNPDIFSPGVRFPESCQDEVRDQKQLLKDAAAFLLSCQIPGLVKECTEHVVLPMDGATLAEAMRQRGINMRYLGKVLDLVLRSPARDQLDHIYKIGIGELITRSAKHIFKTYLQGVELSGLSAAISHFLNCFLSSYPNPVAHLPADELLSKKRNKKRKNRPPGATDNTAWAVMTPQELWRNICQEAKSYFDFTLECDSVDQAVETYGLQKITLLREISLKTGIQILLKEYSFDSRHKPAFTEEDVLNIFPVVKHVNPKASDAFHFFQSGQAKVQQGFLKEGCELISEALNLFNNVYGAMHVEICACLRLLARLHYIMGDYAEALSNQQKAVLMSERVMGIEHPNTIQEYMHLALYCFASSQLSTALSLLYRARYLMLLVFGEDHPEMALLDNNIGLVLHGVMEYDLSLRFLENALSVTTKYHGPKALKVALSHHLVARVYESKAEFRSALQHEKEGYTIYKTQLGEDHEKTRESSEYLKCLTQQAVALQRTMNEIYRNGPSANIPPLKFTAPSMASVLEQLNVINGILFIPLSQKDLENLKAEVARRHQLQEASRNRDKADDTATDPEPARALEDMVGSPQTTKEDPSTSLQG, from the exons ATGGTCATCAAGACGGACGAGTTGCCGGCGGCCGCCCCGGCCGACAGCGCCCGGGAGCACGGCTCGCAGGCCGGCGGCAAGGGGCGACCGGGCGCGGCTG AGCCCCCCTCAGTCATGCTGTTGAATGGAGACTGTTCAGAGAGcttgaagaaagaagaagggacaGCTGAGCCACCCAGGGAAAATGGGCTGGATGAGGGTGAGCCTGGAGATGAGACCACTGGACAGGAAGTCATTGTTATTCAGGACACAGGCTTTTCTGTGAAGATCCTGGCCCCCGGCATCGAGCCCTTTTCCTTACAG GTGTCCCCCCAGGAGATGGTGCAGGAGATCCACCAGGTGCTCATGGACCGTGAGGACACTTGTCACCGTACCTGCTTCTCCCTGCACCTGGATGGCAACATGTTGGACCACTTCTCAGAGCTGCGCAGCGTGGAGGGGCTGCAGGAGGGCTCAGTGCTCCGAGTTGTAGAAG AGCCTTACACAGTTCGTGAGGCCCGAATCCACGTGCGTCACATCCGAGACCTCCTCAAGAGCTTGGACCCATCTGATGCCTTTAATGGAGTTGACTGCAACTCCCTGTCCTTCCTGAGTGTCTTCACTGATGGTGACTTAGGAG ACAGTGGGAAGCGGAAGAAGGGCTTGGAGATGGACCCCATTGACTGCACGCCACCTGAGTATATCCTGCCAGGGAGCCGGGAGCGGCTGCTGTGTCCTCTGCAGCCCCAGAACCGAGACTGGAAG CCCCTGCAGTGTCTGAAAGTGCTCACCATGAGTGGCTGGAACCCACCTCCTGGGAACCGAAAGATGCATGGGGACCTCATGTACCTGTTTGTGATCACCGCTGAGGACCGGCAAGTCAGTATCACTGCGTCCACGAGGGGCTTCTACCTGAATCA GTCCACAGCCTACCACTTCAACCCCAAGCCTGCCAGCCCCCGCTTCCTCAGCCATTCCCTAGTAGAACTGCTCAACCAGATCAGCCCAACCTTCAAAAAGAACTTTGCTGTGCTGCAGAAGAAAAG GGTCCAACGCCACCCGTTCGAGAGGATCGCCACCCCGTTCCAGGTGTACAGCTGGACAGCCCCCCAGGCAGAACATGCCATGGACTGTGTGCGTGCCGAGGACGCCTACACCTCGAGGCTGGGCTATGAGGAGCACATTCCTGGACAG ACCCGGGACTGGAACGAAGAGCTGCAAACCACAAGGGAGCTACCCCGCAAGAACCTGCCTGAGCGGCTGCTTCGAGAAAGAGCCATATTCAAG gtgcacaGTGATTTCACGGCAGCAGCCACAAGGGGTGCTATGGCAGTTATTGATGGCAATGTGATGGCCATCAACCCCAGTGAGGAGACCAAGATGCAGATGTTCATCTGGAACAACATCTTCTTTAGCCTGGGCTTTGATGTCCGAGACCACTACAAAGACTTTGGTGGGGACATGGCGGCCTATGTGGCCCCCGCCAATGACCTGAATGGTGTACGCACTTACAACGCTGTGGATGTGGAAGGGCTGTACACACTGGGCACAGTAGTAGTGGATTACCGGGGCTACCGTGTCACAGCTCAGTCCATCATTCCTGGCATCCTGGAGAGGGACCAGGAGCAGAGTGTCATCTATGGCTCCATTGACTTTGGCAAaacagtggtgtcacacacacgCTATCTGGAGCTGCTGGAGCGTACCAGCCGGCCCCTCAAGATCCTGCGACACCGAGTGCTTAATGACCGAGATGAGGAGGTGGAGCTCTGCTCCTCGGTGGAGTGTAAGGGCATCATAGGCAATGATGGGCGCCACTACATCCTTGACCTGCTGCGCACTTTCCCACCGGACCTCAACTTCCTCCCTGTGCCTGGTGAGGAGCTGCCTGAGGAGTGCACCCGTGCTGGCTTCCCCCGAGCCCATCGACACAAGCTGTGCTGTCTGCGCCAGGAACTAGTGGATGCTTTTGTGGAGCACAG GTACCTTCTCTTCATGAAGCTGGCTGCCTTACAGTTGATGCAGCAGAAGGCCAGCAAGGTTGAGACCCCCACCTCCCTGGAGAATGGTGGTCCTCCCTCCTCAACAGAGGCTGAGTCTGGAGACTCAGTAGGACCTGAGGCAGGAAGTGAGGAAGAGGGCAGCAGTGTGAGTGGCCTCGCCAAGGTGAAGGAGCTGGCAGAGACCATCGCCTCAGACGATGGCACAG TCGACCCCCGAAGCCGGGAGGTGATCCGAAATGCCTGCAAGGCTGTTGGCTCCATCAGCAGTACGGCTTTCGACATTCGCTTCAACCCTGATATCTTCTCCCCAG ggGTTCGCTTTCCTGAGTCCTGCCAGGATGAAGTTCGGGACCAGAAGCAGCTGTTGAAAGATGCAGCTGCCTTCTTGCTCTCCTGCCAGATCCCTGGTTTG GTAAAGGAGTGCACAGAGCACGTTGTGTTGCCCATGGATGGGGCCACACTGGCTGAGGCGATGCGCCAGCGTGGTATCAACATGCGCTACCTGGGCAAGGTGCTGGATCTGGTGCTGCGGAGCCCGGCCCGTGACCAGCTGGACCACATTTAT AAAATCGGTATTGGAGAACTCATCACACGCTCCGCCAAGCACATCTTCAAGACATATCTACAG GGAGTGGAGCTCTCAGGCCTCTCAGCCGCCATCAGCCACTTCCTGAACTGTTTCCTGAGCTCCTACCCCAACCCCGTGGCCCACCTGCCCGCTGATGAGCTGCTCTCCaagaagagaaacaagaagaGGAAAAACCGGCCTCCAGGAGCTACAGACAACACGGCCTGGGCTGTGATGACCCCCCAAGAGCTCTGGAGGAACATCTGCCAGGAGGCCAAGAGCTACTTTGACTTCACCCTCGAGTG TgattctgtggaccaggctgtggAGACCTACGGGCTGCAGAAGATAACATTGCTTCGAGAGATCTCCCTGAAAACCGGGATCCAG ATTCTGCTGAAGGAGTACAGCTTTGACAGCCGCCACAAGCCTGCCTTCACTGAGGAAGACGTGCTCAACATCTTTCCTGTGGTCAAGCATGTCAACCCCAAGGCCTCAGATGCCTTCCACTTCTTCCAGAGTGGGCAGGCCAAAGTACAGCAGG GCTTCCTGAAGGAAGGCTGTGAGCTCATCAGTGAGGCCCTGAACCTGTTCAATAATGTGTACGGAGCCATGCATGTGGAGATCTGCGCCTGCTTGCGTCTCTTGGCCCGCCTCCACTACATCATGGGTGACTATGCTGAG GCACTCAGCAACCAACAGAAGGCAGTGTTGATGAGTGAGCGGGTGATGGGGATCGAGCACCCCAACACCATCCAGGAATAT ATGCACCTGGCCTTATACTGCTTTGCCAGCAGCCAGCTGTCAACAGCCCTGAGCCTGCTGTACCGTGCACGCTACCTCATGCTGCTTGTATTCGGGGAGGACCACCCTGAGATGGCGTTGTTGGAC AACAACATTGGGCTGGTGCTGCATGGTGTAATGGAGTATGACCTATCCCTGCGCTTCCTAGAGAATGCACTGTCTGTCACTACCAAGTACCATGGGCCCAAGGCCCTTAAGGTGGCTCTCAG CCACCACCTTGTCGCCCGGGTCTATGAGAGCAAAGCTGAATTCCGGTCAGCCCTGCAGCATGAGAAGGAAGGCTACACCATCTACAAGACGCAG CTAGGTGAGGACCATGAGAAGACCAGGGAGAGCTCTGAGTACCTCAAGTGCCTGACCCAGCAGGCGGTAGCTTTGCAGCGCACCATGAATGAGATCTACCGCAATGGCCCCAGTGCCAACATCCCACCCCTCAAG TTCACAGCTCCCAGCATGGCCAGTGTCCTGGAGCAGCTCAATGTCATCAATGGCATTCTCTTCATCCCTCTAAG
- the Cluh gene encoding clustered mitochondria protein homolog isoform X2 translates to MLLNGDCSESLKKEEGTAEPPRENGLDEGEPGDETTGQEVIVIQDTGFSVKILAPGIEPFSLQVSPQEMVQEIHQVLMDREDTCHRTCFSLHLDGNMLDHFSELRSVEGLQEGSVLRVVEEPYTVREARIHVRHIRDLLKSLDPSDAFNGVDCNSLSFLSVFTDGDLGDSGKRKKGLEMDPIDCTPPEYILPGSRERLLCPLQPQNRDWKPLQCLKVLTMSGWNPPPGNRKMHGDLMYLFVITAEDRQVSITASTRGFYLNQSTAYHFNPKPASPRFLSHSLVELLNQISPTFKKNFAVLQKKRVQRHPFERIATPFQVYSWTAPQAEHAMDCVRAEDAYTSRLGYEEHIPGQTRDWNEELQTTRELPRKNLPERLLRERAIFKVHSDFTAAATRGAMAVIDGNVMAINPSEETKMQMFIWNNIFFSLGFDVRDHYKDFGGDMAAYVAPANDLNGVRTYNAVDVEGLYTLGTVVVDYRGYRVTAQSIIPGILERDQEQSVIYGSIDFGKTVVSHTRYLELLERTSRPLKILRHRVLNDRDEEVELCSSVECKGIIGNDGRHYILDLLRTFPPDLNFLPVPGEELPEECTRAGFPRAHRHKLCCLRQELVDAFVEHRYLLFMKLAALQLMQQKASKVETPTSLENGGPPSSTEAESGDSVGPEAGSEEEGSSVSGLAKVKELAETIASDDGTVDPRSREVIRNACKAVGSISSTAFDIRFNPDIFSPGVRFPESCQDEVRDQKQLLKDAAAFLLSCQIPGLVKECTEHVVLPMDGATLAEAMRQRGINMRYLGKVLDLVLRSPARDQLDHIYKIGIGELITRSAKHIFKTYLQGVELSGLSAAISHFLNCFLSSYPNPVAHLPADELLSKKRNKKRKNRPPGATDNTAWAVMTPQELWRNICQEAKSYFDFTLECDSVDQAVETYGLQKITLLREISLKTGIQILLKEYSFDSRHKPAFTEEDVLNIFPVVKHVNPKASDAFHFFQSGQAKVQQGFLKEGCELISEALNLFNNVYGAMHVEICACLRLLARLHYIMGDYAEALSNQQKAVLMSERVMGIEHPNTIQEYMHLALYCFASSQLSTALSLLYRARYLMLLVFGEDHPEMALLDNNIGLVLHGVMEYDLSLRFLENALSVTTKYHGPKALKVALSHHLVARVYESKAEFRSALQHEKEGYTIYKTQLGEDHEKTRESSEYLKCLTQQAVALQRTMNEIYRNGPSANIPPLKFTAPSMASVLEQLNVINGILFIPLSQKDLENLKAEVARRHQLQEASRNRDKADDTATDPEPARALEDMVGSPQTTKEDPSTSLQG, encoded by the exons ATGCTGTTGAATGGAGACTGTTCAGAGAGcttgaagaaagaagaagggacaGCTGAGCCACCCAGGGAAAATGGGCTGGATGAGGGTGAGCCTGGAGATGAGACCACTGGACAGGAAGTCATTGTTATTCAGGACACAGGCTTTTCTGTGAAGATCCTGGCCCCCGGCATCGAGCCCTTTTCCTTACAG GTGTCCCCCCAGGAGATGGTGCAGGAGATCCACCAGGTGCTCATGGACCGTGAGGACACTTGTCACCGTACCTGCTTCTCCCTGCACCTGGATGGCAACATGTTGGACCACTTCTCAGAGCTGCGCAGCGTGGAGGGGCTGCAGGAGGGCTCAGTGCTCCGAGTTGTAGAAG AGCCTTACACAGTTCGTGAGGCCCGAATCCACGTGCGTCACATCCGAGACCTCCTCAAGAGCTTGGACCCATCTGATGCCTTTAATGGAGTTGACTGCAACTCCCTGTCCTTCCTGAGTGTCTTCACTGATGGTGACTTAGGAG ACAGTGGGAAGCGGAAGAAGGGCTTGGAGATGGACCCCATTGACTGCACGCCACCTGAGTATATCCTGCCAGGGAGCCGGGAGCGGCTGCTGTGTCCTCTGCAGCCCCAGAACCGAGACTGGAAG CCCCTGCAGTGTCTGAAAGTGCTCACCATGAGTGGCTGGAACCCACCTCCTGGGAACCGAAAGATGCATGGGGACCTCATGTACCTGTTTGTGATCACCGCTGAGGACCGGCAAGTCAGTATCACTGCGTCCACGAGGGGCTTCTACCTGAATCA GTCCACAGCCTACCACTTCAACCCCAAGCCTGCCAGCCCCCGCTTCCTCAGCCATTCCCTAGTAGAACTGCTCAACCAGATCAGCCCAACCTTCAAAAAGAACTTTGCTGTGCTGCAGAAGAAAAG GGTCCAACGCCACCCGTTCGAGAGGATCGCCACCCCGTTCCAGGTGTACAGCTGGACAGCCCCCCAGGCAGAACATGCCATGGACTGTGTGCGTGCCGAGGACGCCTACACCTCGAGGCTGGGCTATGAGGAGCACATTCCTGGACAG ACCCGGGACTGGAACGAAGAGCTGCAAACCACAAGGGAGCTACCCCGCAAGAACCTGCCTGAGCGGCTGCTTCGAGAAAGAGCCATATTCAAG gtgcacaGTGATTTCACGGCAGCAGCCACAAGGGGTGCTATGGCAGTTATTGATGGCAATGTGATGGCCATCAACCCCAGTGAGGAGACCAAGATGCAGATGTTCATCTGGAACAACATCTTCTTTAGCCTGGGCTTTGATGTCCGAGACCACTACAAAGACTTTGGTGGGGACATGGCGGCCTATGTGGCCCCCGCCAATGACCTGAATGGTGTACGCACTTACAACGCTGTGGATGTGGAAGGGCTGTACACACTGGGCACAGTAGTAGTGGATTACCGGGGCTACCGTGTCACAGCTCAGTCCATCATTCCTGGCATCCTGGAGAGGGACCAGGAGCAGAGTGTCATCTATGGCTCCATTGACTTTGGCAAaacagtggtgtcacacacacgCTATCTGGAGCTGCTGGAGCGTACCAGCCGGCCCCTCAAGATCCTGCGACACCGAGTGCTTAATGACCGAGATGAGGAGGTGGAGCTCTGCTCCTCGGTGGAGTGTAAGGGCATCATAGGCAATGATGGGCGCCACTACATCCTTGACCTGCTGCGCACTTTCCCACCGGACCTCAACTTCCTCCCTGTGCCTGGTGAGGAGCTGCCTGAGGAGTGCACCCGTGCTGGCTTCCCCCGAGCCCATCGACACAAGCTGTGCTGTCTGCGCCAGGAACTAGTGGATGCTTTTGTGGAGCACAG GTACCTTCTCTTCATGAAGCTGGCTGCCTTACAGTTGATGCAGCAGAAGGCCAGCAAGGTTGAGACCCCCACCTCCCTGGAGAATGGTGGTCCTCCCTCCTCAACAGAGGCTGAGTCTGGAGACTCAGTAGGACCTGAGGCAGGAAGTGAGGAAGAGGGCAGCAGTGTGAGTGGCCTCGCCAAGGTGAAGGAGCTGGCAGAGACCATCGCCTCAGACGATGGCACAG TCGACCCCCGAAGCCGGGAGGTGATCCGAAATGCCTGCAAGGCTGTTGGCTCCATCAGCAGTACGGCTTTCGACATTCGCTTCAACCCTGATATCTTCTCCCCAG ggGTTCGCTTTCCTGAGTCCTGCCAGGATGAAGTTCGGGACCAGAAGCAGCTGTTGAAAGATGCAGCTGCCTTCTTGCTCTCCTGCCAGATCCCTGGTTTG GTAAAGGAGTGCACAGAGCACGTTGTGTTGCCCATGGATGGGGCCACACTGGCTGAGGCGATGCGCCAGCGTGGTATCAACATGCGCTACCTGGGCAAGGTGCTGGATCTGGTGCTGCGGAGCCCGGCCCGTGACCAGCTGGACCACATTTAT AAAATCGGTATTGGAGAACTCATCACACGCTCCGCCAAGCACATCTTCAAGACATATCTACAG GGAGTGGAGCTCTCAGGCCTCTCAGCCGCCATCAGCCACTTCCTGAACTGTTTCCTGAGCTCCTACCCCAACCCCGTGGCCCACCTGCCCGCTGATGAGCTGCTCTCCaagaagagaaacaagaagaGGAAAAACCGGCCTCCAGGAGCTACAGACAACACGGCCTGGGCTGTGATGACCCCCCAAGAGCTCTGGAGGAACATCTGCCAGGAGGCCAAGAGCTACTTTGACTTCACCCTCGAGTG TgattctgtggaccaggctgtggAGACCTACGGGCTGCAGAAGATAACATTGCTTCGAGAGATCTCCCTGAAAACCGGGATCCAG ATTCTGCTGAAGGAGTACAGCTTTGACAGCCGCCACAAGCCTGCCTTCACTGAGGAAGACGTGCTCAACATCTTTCCTGTGGTCAAGCATGTCAACCCCAAGGCCTCAGATGCCTTCCACTTCTTCCAGAGTGGGCAGGCCAAAGTACAGCAGG GCTTCCTGAAGGAAGGCTGTGAGCTCATCAGTGAGGCCCTGAACCTGTTCAATAATGTGTACGGAGCCATGCATGTGGAGATCTGCGCCTGCTTGCGTCTCTTGGCCCGCCTCCACTACATCATGGGTGACTATGCTGAG GCACTCAGCAACCAACAGAAGGCAGTGTTGATGAGTGAGCGGGTGATGGGGATCGAGCACCCCAACACCATCCAGGAATAT ATGCACCTGGCCTTATACTGCTTTGCCAGCAGCCAGCTGTCAACAGCCCTGAGCCTGCTGTACCGTGCACGCTACCTCATGCTGCTTGTATTCGGGGAGGACCACCCTGAGATGGCGTTGTTGGAC AACAACATTGGGCTGGTGCTGCATGGTGTAATGGAGTATGACCTATCCCTGCGCTTCCTAGAGAATGCACTGTCTGTCACTACCAAGTACCATGGGCCCAAGGCCCTTAAGGTGGCTCTCAG CCACCACCTTGTCGCCCGGGTCTATGAGAGCAAAGCTGAATTCCGGTCAGCCCTGCAGCATGAGAAGGAAGGCTACACCATCTACAAGACGCAG CTAGGTGAGGACCATGAGAAGACCAGGGAGAGCTCTGAGTACCTCAAGTGCCTGACCCAGCAGGCGGTAGCTTTGCAGCGCACCATGAATGAGATCTACCGCAATGGCCCCAGTGCCAACATCCCACCCCTCAAG TTCACAGCTCCCAGCATGGCCAGTGTCCTGGAGCAGCTCAATGTCATCAATGGCATTCTCTTCATCCCTCTAAG